A single bacterium DNA region contains:
- a CDS encoding phage tail tube protein, whose translation MLKTMALLLAKRETGYGVDALPVAAQNAILCELPEFEVMGKKLELADVKSFFGGRSVINVGTGLKVSFTTAIRGCGAIPSIPPNMGVLFRGCNFDEAIDSTPGSEKVTYTPNSKTDDADSLTLYFWQHNILHKMLGCRGSGPSLEAKAAEYGKSKWEFQGIYAGPVDQVIDVGTFPTSQPLVFKSAQVSIDGYTAVIESLKLDVKNEIAARSDANSPTGIVSYFVKERTVSGEIDPEAVALSAKNFFQMWEDSEAVTLAATIGQTAGNRCRISCPGVQLDVPKYADRDNRLVMSLPLVVNPSPAGNDEVTFIFD comes from the coding sequence ATGCTCAAGACAATGGCGTTGCTTCTCGCCAAGCGCGAGACCGGTTACGGGGTAGATGCACTGCCGGTCGCCGCGCAGAACGCGATCCTGTGCGAGCTCCCCGAGTTCGAGGTGATGGGGAAGAAGCTCGAGCTGGCGGATGTTAAATCCTTCTTCGGCGGGCGGTCAGTGATCAATGTGGGGACGGGACTCAAAGTCTCCTTCACCACGGCGATCCGGGGATGCGGGGCGATCCCTTCCATCCCTCCCAACATGGGGGTGCTCTTCCGAGGGTGCAACTTCGACGAGGCCATCGACAGTACGCCCGGGTCGGAGAAGGTCACCTACACTCCCAACAGCAAGACCGACGACGCCGATTCCCTGACCCTCTACTTCTGGCAGCACAACATTCTCCACAAGATGCTCGGCTGCCGGGGATCAGGTCCAAGCTTGGAGGCGAAGGCGGCGGAGTACGGGAAGTCGAAGTGGGAGTTCCAGGGGATCTACGCGGGCCCCGTGGACCAGGTAATCGATGTGGGGACCTTCCCCACATCGCAGCCGCTGGTCTTTAAATCTGCCCAGGTGTCCATCGACGGTTATACGGCAGTAATCGAGAGCTTGAAGCTCGATGTGAAGAACGAGATCGCAGCGCGGTCCGACGCCAATTCCCCCACGGGGATCGTCTCGTACTTCGTGAAGGAACGCACCGTATCCGGCGAGATCGACCCGGAAGCGGTCGCTCTGTCCGCAAAGAACTTCTTCCAGATGTGGGAGGACTCGGAGGCCGTCACGCTTGCTGCCACGATCGGACAGACCGCCGGTAACCGGTGCAGGATCTCCTGCCCCGGGGTGCAGCTTGACGTCCCGAAATACGCCGACCGGGACAACCGGCTCGTCATGTCCCTGCCGCTGGTCGTCAATCCAAGCCCAGCGGGAAACGACGAGGTCACCTTCATCTTCGACTGA
- a CDS encoding terminase small subunit, Nu1 — MAKTTYPISVIARLLDLTERRVQQLTKEGMIPKSERGRYDLVMAVRGYIHFLRDRALGKDGDALPDIALERGRLLKAQADAAEMENARTRGEFLPKEFIRKSVERAVIACRARLLAMPDKAATQVVACSSIPEVKDLLQREVYEALDELARADYSGCVEVGEGDPAGGDGALPPAASLNGEPVGGPVPQA, encoded by the coding sequence ATGGCCAAGACCACCTATCCGATCTCGGTCATCGCGAGGCTCCTTGATCTAACCGAGCGGCGGGTGCAGCAGCTCACCAAGGAAGGCATGATCCCCAAGTCGGAGCGTGGCCGCTATGACCTTGTCATGGCGGTGCGGGGGTACATCCATTTCCTGCGGGATCGTGCCTTGGGTAAGGACGGCGACGCCCTCCCGGATATCGCCCTGGAACGGGGAAGGCTTCTCAAGGCGCAGGCAGACGCCGCAGAGATGGAGAACGCCCGGACCCGTGGGGAGTTCCTGCCGAAGGAATTCATCCGCAAGTCGGTGGAACGCGCCGTGATTGCCTGCCGCGCGCGGCTTCTTGCCATGCCGGACAAGGCGGCCACGCAGGTCGTGGCCTGCTCAAGCATCCCGGAGGTCAAGGACTTGCTTCAACGGGAGGTCTACGAAGCCCTCGATGAGCTTGCCCGTGCGGATTACTCCGGATGCGTTGAAGTCGGCGAGGGAGATCCTGCAGGAGGCGATGGGGCTCTTCCGCCCGCCGCCTCGCTTAACGGTGAGCCAGTGGGCGGACCGGTACCGCAAGCTTAG
- a CDS encoding DNA modification methylase translates to MKVELIDIVRVVPYARNPRKNAAAVAKVAASITEFGWQQPIVVDSEMVIVVGHTRYLAAQQLGMEKVPVHVAEGLSPTQIKAYRIMDNRSHEDSEWDEQLLALEINDLQEADFDLDLTGLEDDEIAEVLAAGIAGNAGLTDPDEVPEPPDEAITQPGDLWILGDHRLLCGDSGNPGDVDRLLAGAPIHLVNTDPPYNVKVEPRSNNAIAAGNSSFGPSGTKAHHQGFDLARDKTKAKKTCEKLRPKDRPLANDFVSDEEFEKLLRAWFGNIARVLEPGRGFYIWGGYANCGNYPPVLKEHKLYFAQAIIWVKEHPVLTRKDFMGNHEWCFYGWREGAAHVYLGPTNATDVWSIKKVNPQSMIHLTEKPVELAARAMQYSSRPGEHVLDLFGGSGSTLIGAEQTGRKAFLMELDTLYCDVIVQRWENFTGKKAERVPRGDRVAV, encoded by the coding sequence ATGAAAGTCGAGCTGATCGACATCGTGCGGGTGGTCCCGTACGCCCGCAATCCCAGGAAGAACGCGGCTGCGGTGGCCAAAGTGGCTGCCTCGATTACGGAGTTCGGATGGCAGCAGCCGATCGTCGTGGATTCCGAAATGGTCATCGTCGTCGGTCATACCCGTTACCTGGCGGCGCAGCAACTGGGGATGGAGAAAGTCCCGGTCCATGTGGCTGAGGGGCTTTCGCCTACGCAGATCAAGGCATACCGGATCATGGACAACCGATCGCACGAGGATTCGGAGTGGGATGAACAACTCCTCGCCCTGGAAATCAACGACCTTCAGGAAGCCGATTTCGATCTGGATCTGACCGGGCTCGAAGACGACGAGATTGCTGAGGTCCTTGCCGCCGGGATTGCGGGGAATGCGGGACTTACCGACCCCGACGAGGTTCCCGAGCCTCCCGATGAGGCGATCACCCAGCCCGGGGATCTATGGATCCTGGGGGACCACCGGCTTCTGTGCGGTGACAGCGGGAACCCCGGGGACGTGGACCGGCTGCTTGCGGGCGCACCGATTCACCTCGTCAACACCGATCCGCCGTACAACGTCAAGGTTGAGCCTCGGAGCAACAACGCAATCGCCGCAGGGAACAGTTCTTTCGGGCCTTCAGGAACCAAGGCACACCACCAAGGATTCGATCTGGCTCGGGACAAGACCAAGGCGAAGAAGACCTGTGAGAAGCTGCGCCCGAAGGACCGTCCGCTGGCAAACGACTTTGTCTCCGACGAGGAGTTCGAGAAGCTGCTGCGTGCGTGGTTCGGCAATATTGCCCGGGTGCTTGAACCCGGGCGGGGCTTTTACATCTGGGGCGGTTACGCCAACTGCGGCAACTATCCGCCGGTCTTGAAGGAGCACAAGCTCTACTTCGCGCAGGCGATCATCTGGGTGAAGGAGCACCCGGTGCTTACCCGGAAGGATTTCATGGGGAACCACGAGTGGTGCTTCTACGGCTGGCGTGAGGGGGCGGCTCACGTCTACCTGGGGCCCACTAACGCCACCGATGTCTGGTCGATCAAGAAGGTTAATCCGCAGAGCATGATCCATCTGACCGAGAAGCCGGTGGAGCTGGCCGCCCGCGCCATGCAGTACTCCTCGCGCCCCGGCGAGCACGTGCTCGATTTGTTCGGCGGAAGCGGATCGACGCTGATCGGAGCGGAACAGACGGGTCGTAAGGCATTCCTCATGGAGCTCGATACGCTTTACTGCGATGTGATCGTACAGCGGTGGGAGAACTTCACCGGCAAGAAAGCGGAGCGGGTGCCACGTGGCGACCGCGTGGCTGTATAG
- a CDS encoding capsid cement protein, with translation MSWNEGPKAFTAGAGLLAKRRVKIAAGTTTTPPEVVYAGAGEAYVGITERDSALGELVSVKLRNQGGTFEVAAAGAFAVGADLYGTANGQVDDVVSGAIQFTAVESATAAGDIVEVLPV, from the coding sequence ATGAGCTGGAACGAAGGACCGAAAGCCTTTACCGCCGGGGCGGGGCTTCTTGCCAAACGGCGGGTCAAGATTGCGGCCGGAACGACCACGACTCCCCCTGAGGTGGTCTACGCGGGAGCAGGCGAGGCGTATGTGGGCATCACCGAGCGAGACTCCGCGTTGGGGGAGCTTGTATCCGTAAAGCTTCGCAACCAGGGCGGGACCTTCGAGGTGGCCGCCGCCGGTGCCTTCGCCGTGGGTGCCGATCTCTACGGGACGGCTAACGGTCAGGTGGACGACGTGGTGAGCGGAGCCATTCAGTTCACCGCGGTCGAGTCAGCTACGGCTGCCGGAGACATCGTCGAAGTCCTGCCCGTCTAA
- a CDS encoding phage terminase large subunit family protein: protein MGLFRPPPRLTVSQWADRYRKLSSESSAEPGQWYTSRAEYQRQIMDAVSDPCVETVVVISSAQVGKTEVLNNVVGYFVDQDPCPILVVQPTIEMGETWSKDRLAPMLRDTPALAGKVKDPRSRDSGNTLRMKEFPGGRVAIAGANSSASLSSRPVRIVLLDEVDRFPPSAGSEGDPVNLAIKRTATYWNRKIVIASTPTVKGVSRVEHAWEESDQRRYEVPCPYCGVCQTLKWGQIKWEKDENGNPEWVHYECEHCRAKLTEPDKLRMVRNGMWVAGRPEVKGKAGFHLNELYSPWSTWRKVVLDFLEAKSRPETLKVWINTSLGETWEEEGVQVDDGSLLSRCEEYGPQLPEGVVLLTAGVDVQNDRLLVKVKGWGRGEESWLIDWITIPGRPETDLKIWADLDLVLSRTYPHEQGVTLRISAAGIDSGGHATKQVYEFCRIRESRRIFAFKGQGGAGTPVIKLSTRRNRAKVNLGLVGVDTCKGLIYSRLQVEEFGPGYMHFPHLASVDAEYFKQLTAEKMVTKFVRGFPSKQWVKTRARNEALDCEVYALAALTALSANLDQLAERLESQVKRIKGNLPALSPKTGVRIINRGISDSMEKR from the coding sequence ATGGGGCTCTTCCGCCCGCCGCCTCGCTTAACGGTGAGCCAGTGGGCGGACCGGTACCGCAAGCTTAGCTCGGAATCTTCCGCCGAGCCCGGGCAGTGGTACACCTCCCGGGCCGAATACCAGCGCCAGATCATGGACGCCGTTTCCGACCCATGCGTCGAGACGGTGGTCGTCATTTCGTCGGCCCAGGTGGGCAAGACGGAAGTCCTAAACAACGTCGTGGGTTACTTCGTCGACCAGGACCCCTGCCCGATCCTGGTGGTCCAGCCGACCATCGAGATGGGGGAGACCTGGAGCAAGGACCGGCTTGCGCCGATGCTTCGGGACACCCCGGCGCTGGCAGGAAAGGTTAAGGACCCCAGGAGCCGGGATTCGGGAAATACCCTCCGGATGAAGGAGTTCCCCGGGGGTCGGGTGGCGATCGCCGGGGCGAATTCCTCGGCCTCCCTTTCCTCGCGTCCGGTGCGGATCGTTCTGCTCGACGAGGTGGACCGGTTTCCTCCGTCGGCGGGAAGCGAAGGCGACCCGGTCAACCTAGCGATCAAGCGGACGGCCACCTACTGGAACCGCAAGATCGTCATTGCCTCAACGCCCACGGTCAAGGGCGTCTCCCGGGTCGAGCATGCCTGGGAAGAATCGGACCAGCGCCGGTATGAGGTTCCGTGCCCTTACTGCGGCGTCTGCCAGACGCTCAAATGGGGCCAGATCAAGTGGGAGAAGGACGAAAACGGCAATCCTGAATGGGTTCATTACGAGTGCGAGCATTGCCGCGCCAAGCTCACCGAGCCCGACAAGCTCCGGATGGTCCGCAACGGAATGTGGGTGGCGGGCCGCCCGGAGGTCAAGGGTAAGGCGGGGTTCCATTTAAACGAGCTCTATTCCCCCTGGTCCACTTGGCGAAAAGTTGTCCTCGATTTCCTCGAGGCGAAAAGCCGCCCCGAGACGCTAAAGGTCTGGATCAACACCTCGCTTGGAGAAACCTGGGAGGAGGAGGGGGTACAGGTCGACGACGGGTCGCTCCTGTCCCGTTGCGAGGAGTACGGGCCGCAGCTGCCCGAGGGAGTGGTTCTCCTTACGGCGGGAGTAGACGTTCAAAACGACCGGCTGCTCGTCAAGGTCAAGGGGTGGGGGCGCGGCGAGGAGTCGTGGCTGATCGATTGGATCACGATTCCGGGCAGGCCCGAGACGGACTTAAAGATCTGGGCTGACCTGGATCTGGTCCTCTCCCGGACCTATCCGCACGAACAGGGCGTGACGCTTAGGATCTCCGCGGCGGGGATCGATTCCGGGGGCCATGCGACCAAGCAGGTCTATGAGTTCTGCCGCATCCGGGAATCTCGGCGGATCTTTGCGTTCAAGGGCCAGGGCGGTGCCGGGACCCCGGTAATCAAGCTGTCCACCCGGCGCAACCGCGCGAAGGTCAACCTTGGGCTGGTAGGAGTGGATACCTGCAAGGGGCTGATCTACTCGCGCCTGCAGGTGGAGGAGTTTGGCCCCGGCTACATGCACTTCCCTCACCTTGCGTCGGTGGATGCGGAGTACTTCAAGCAGTTAACCGCAGAGAAGATGGTCACGAAGTTCGTCCGTGGGTTCCCCTCGAAGCAGTGGGTAAAAACCCGGGCCCGGAACGAGGCCCTCGATTGCGAGGTGTACGCGCTCGCGGCGCTAACAGCCTTAAGCGCCAACCTCGACCAGCTGGCCGAACGTCTGGAATCCCAGGTGAAACGGATCAAGGGAAACCTACCGGCGTTATCACCCAAGACCGGAGTGCGGATCATTAACCGCGGAATCTCCGACTCCATGGAGAAACGATAG
- a CDS encoding major capsid protein codes for MQPKSGTTVGRPDLGAIAYEYLLEASQRGFIGLEIFPIFDVTEQSAQYPIIPLEALLKVPDTSRAPRGAYNRGDWEFEMGNYACRENGWEEPVDDSEANLYRRYFDAEEVATRRAVDILLRSQEIRCAGKAFSTAALPDSAVGVAWSTAATATPRADVSTAKTNMRNSSGLEPNVIAMSKATFDALLLTKEIMDVFRYTNPIEIGGFEAQRRIMAMYFGVDRILVGNAIRDTAKKGKDAVIADIWNKNVVGLFTVGGGPDLRQPVLGRTFLWTAESPQNLTTESYREEKRRSNIYRVRQHTDEAYVFTGAGYLLTGVNP; via the coding sequence ATGCAGCCCAAAAGCGGAACGACCGTGGGCCGCCCCGACCTGGGGGCCATCGCCTACGAATACCTTCTCGAGGCCTCCCAGCGAGGATTTATCGGCCTCGAGATCTTCCCGATCTTCGATGTCACCGAGCAGTCGGCCCAGTACCCGATCATCCCCCTCGAGGCGCTTCTTAAAGTCCCCGACACGTCCCGGGCCCCCCGGGGCGCCTACAACCGGGGCGACTGGGAGTTCGAGATGGGCAACTATGCCTGCCGGGAGAACGGGTGGGAGGAGCCTGTCGACGATTCGGAGGCCAACCTCTACCGGCGTTACTTCGATGCGGAGGAAGTGGCCACCAGAAGGGCCGTGGACATCCTCCTGCGCTCCCAGGAGATCCGGTGTGCCGGAAAGGCGTTTTCAACCGCCGCGCTTCCCGACTCTGCGGTGGGGGTTGCATGGAGCACGGCGGCGACCGCCACTCCCCGGGCCGACGTATCGACCGCCAAGACGAACATGCGCAATTCGTCCGGACTGGAGCCCAACGTGATCGCCATGAGCAAGGCGACCTTCGACGCTCTCTTGCTCACCAAGGAGATCATGGACGTCTTCCGGTACACCAACCCGATCGAAATCGGTGGGTTCGAGGCCCAGCGGCGGATCATGGCGATGTACTTCGGGGTGGACAGGATCCTGGTGGGAAACGCCATCCGGGACACGGCGAAGAAGGGCAAGGACGCGGTAATTGCCGACATCTGGAACAAGAACGTGGTCGGCCTCTTTACTGTGGGCGGTGGTCCGGATCTTCGGCAGCCTGTCCTGGGGAGGACGTTTCTCTGGACGGCGGAGTCGCCGCAGAACCTGACCACCGAGTCGTACCGTGAGGAGAAGAGGCGCAGCAACATCTACAGGGTGCGTCAGCACACCGACGAGGCGTATGTCTTTACGGGAGCCGGATATCTCCTGACGGGCGTCAACCCGTAA
- a CDS encoding DUF6148 family protein, whose translation MAGITLDQAQEQLSNWLTASTAVAKGQSYTIAGKTLTRADAGRIQSMIDYWDRKVKELSGERKITVRGATPL comes from the coding sequence ATGGCGGGAATCACGCTCGATCAGGCGCAGGAGCAGCTTTCGAACTGGCTTACGGCCTCCACCGCCGTGGCGAAGGGGCAGTCGTACACCATCGCGGGGAAGACCCTAACCCGGGCGGATGCGGGCCGTATCCAGTCGATGATCGACTACTGGGACCGCAAGGTGAAGGAGCTTTCCGGCGAGAGGAAGATCACGGTGCGGGGGGCGACCCCACTGTGA
- a CDS encoding phage portal protein, whose amino-acid sequence MVDRIVNFFDPVRGNRRLQARMIAAVAGGYIGASRERRNLRLWNPFGFDPDAALLPDLAALRERSRDLVRNAPLASGAIHTVVTSVIGTGLKLHSRIDREVLSLGEDEADTWEKQAEREWRLWSESPECDVARTLDFAALQDLVFRQVLENGDVFILLPGIPRPSSPYALKLQVVEGDRICNKDNVRDSSALSGGVEKDTGGAPLSYHILDQHPGATYVNRLRSWTVVPAFGGRTGRRNVLHLFRVMRPGQTRGVPYLAPVIEPLKQLDRYTEAEITAAVISGMFTVFIKSATGDPASIDPMVPAAETNAKATDEDYKLASGAIVGLPAGHDIATANPGRPNAAFDPFVQSVLRQIGVALELPFEVLVKHFTASYSAARAALLEAWRFFTVRRSWVARTFCQPVYETFMDEAVAMGRIYAPGYFADPLVRKAYLGAQWIGDAPGQIDELKEITAAEKRISIGITTVAEETAAITGGDFEKNLPQIVKERRLLREAGLTQGAKQDPSTDGEDFGRGNSPAEEETQ is encoded by the coding sequence GTGGTCGACCGGATCGTCAATTTCTTCGATCCTGTCCGGGGGAACCGCCGCCTCCAGGCGCGAATGATCGCGGCCGTCGCCGGGGGCTACATCGGTGCGTCTCGGGAAAGACGCAATCTACGCCTGTGGAACCCTTTCGGTTTCGATCCCGACGCGGCGCTTCTGCCTGATTTGGCAGCACTTCGTGAACGCAGCCGGGACCTGGTCCGTAACGCCCCACTGGCCTCCGGGGCGATCCACACCGTTGTAACGAGCGTGATCGGCACGGGGTTGAAACTTCATTCCCGTATCGACCGGGAGGTTCTCTCCCTTGGCGAGGATGAGGCCGACACCTGGGAGAAGCAGGCAGAACGCGAGTGGCGACTGTGGTCGGAGTCACCCGAGTGCGACGTCGCACGGACGCTCGATTTTGCGGCGCTGCAGGATCTTGTGTTCCGGCAGGTGCTGGAGAACGGCGACGTCTTCATCCTCCTGCCGGGTATCCCGCGCCCGTCGTCCCCGTATGCGCTAAAGCTCCAGGTGGTGGAGGGGGACCGAATCTGTAACAAGGACAACGTGCGGGATTCCTCCGCGCTCTCCGGCGGGGTGGAGAAGGATACGGGCGGGGCACCCCTTTCCTACCACATCCTCGATCAGCACCCGGGGGCGACCTACGTCAACCGCCTTCGGAGCTGGACCGTGGTGCCCGCCTTCGGGGGAAGAACAGGACGGCGTAACGTGCTTCACCTGTTCCGGGTCATGCGGCCCGGGCAGACCCGGGGTGTGCCGTACCTTGCGCCCGTAATCGAACCGCTCAAACAGCTCGACCGCTACACCGAAGCCGAGATCACGGCGGCGGTGATCTCCGGGATGTTTACGGTCTTCATCAAGTCCGCCACCGGCGACCCGGCTTCCATCGATCCGATGGTCCCTGCGGCCGAAACAAACGCCAAGGCCACAGACGAGGACTACAAGCTGGCCAGCGGCGCGATTGTGGGGTTGCCCGCAGGGCACGACATCGCAACCGCCAACCCGGGGCGGCCCAACGCGGCCTTCGACCCGTTCGTCCAGTCGGTCCTGCGCCAGATCGGGGTGGCGCTTGAGCTTCCCTTCGAGGTGCTGGTGAAGCATTTCACGGCGAGCTACAGCGCCGCCCGGGCTGCGCTCCTTGAGGCGTGGCGGTTTTTTACCGTGAGGCGTTCGTGGGTCGCTCGGACTTTCTGCCAGCCGGTGTACGAGACGTTCATGGACGAGGCGGTTGCGATGGGGCGGATCTACGCTCCCGGCTACTTTGCCGATCCGCTCGTGCGCAAAGCTTACCTGGGAGCGCAGTGGATTGGGGATGCGCCGGGGCAGATCGATGAACTTAAAGAGATCACCGCAGCCGAAAAACGGATATCCATCGGAATCACCACGGTGGCCGAGGAAACGGCAGCGATCACCGGCGGGGATTTCGAGAAGAACCTCCCGCAGATCGTTAAAGAGAGGCGGCTCCTTCGTGAAGCAGGGCTAACTCAAGGAGCAAAACAGGATCCATCGACGGACGGTGAGGATTTTGGAAGGGGCAACAGCCCGGCGGAGGAAGAAACGCAATGA
- a CDS encoding S49 family peptidase, whose translation MKILDVLSSPWAILPEKYQEIHEIYRTHLRGEKIDLAAVEARLGRPLKNEPKGYEIVDGVAVLPIQGVIAKRLSILTDISGGVSTSFLKGQIADALANPEVRSILLDIDSPGGAVDGTEGLAALVFSARAVKPVVAFTDGMMGSAAYWIGSAAGRVFISGDTTQVGSIGVVATHVDRSEAERTRGYKTTEIVAGRYKRIASETAPLSEEGQQYLQEMVDYVYSVFVGNVAQYRGVAVEEVLSQMADGRIFVGKQAVQVGLVDGVSTREELIRSFAASKPGIRAKAGGPAARIESKEVEEMDVTFESVAEKHPEIAEAFRQEGYAKGVLDGKVEGANLERDRIRDVEAQSMPGHDALIAELKFDGKTTGEQAAVQILSAEKQVRAGKLSAIRSDAPAPVPQPSVEVGGESIRKKDFLVLVDEWQKEHSSKRSEAIAAVAKAHPEAHRRYIEEQNR comes from the coding sequence ATGAAGATCCTGGATGTCCTCTCCTCCCCGTGGGCAATTCTTCCCGAGAAGTACCAGGAGATCCACGAGATCTACCGGACCCATCTTCGCGGGGAAAAGATCGATCTGGCGGCAGTCGAGGCAAGACTCGGGCGGCCCTTAAAGAACGAGCCCAAAGGATACGAGATCGTCGATGGCGTGGCGGTTCTCCCAATCCAAGGCGTGATCGCCAAGCGGCTGTCGATTTTAACCGACATCTCCGGGGGAGTTTCGACATCGTTTCTAAAAGGCCAGATCGCCGACGCGCTCGCCAATCCTGAAGTGCGATCGATTCTGTTGGACATCGACTCTCCCGGCGGCGCGGTGGACGGGACCGAGGGCTTGGCAGCCCTTGTCTTCTCGGCACGCGCGGTCAAGCCGGTTGTGGCGTTTACGGACGGGATGATGGGTTCGGCCGCCTACTGGATCGGTTCGGCGGCAGGCCGGGTCTTCATCTCGGGAGACACGACCCAAGTGGGGTCGATTGGGGTGGTGGCCACGCACGTGGACCGCTCCGAGGCGGAACGGACTCGCGGGTACAAGACGACAGAAATCGTGGCGGGCCGGTACAAGAGAATTGCCTCGGAAACCGCGCCGTTGTCCGAGGAGGGGCAGCAGTACCTCCAGGAGATGGTCGACTACGTCTACTCGGTCTTTGTGGGCAACGTCGCTCAATACCGGGGAGTCGCTGTTGAAGAGGTCCTCTCGCAGATGGCGGACGGGAGGATCTTCGTGGGGAAGCAGGCGGTTCAAGTCGGGCTGGTGGACGGCGTCTCCACAAGGGAAGAGCTGATCCGGTCGTTTGCCGCAAGCAAACCGGGAATCCGGGCAAAGGCCGGTGGGCCCGCAGCACGCATTGAATCCAAGGAGGTGGAAGAAATGGACGTCACGTTCGAATCCGTTGCGGAGAAGCACCCGGAGATCGCCGAGGCGTTCCGCCAGGAGGGCTACGCCAAAGGGGTCTTGGACGGGAAGGTTGAAGGAGCAAACCTGGAACGGGATCGCATCCGGGACGTGGAGGCGCAATCCATGCCCGGACACGATGCGCTCATTGCCGAGTTGAAGTTCGACGGCAAGACGACGGGCGAGCAGGCGGCCGTGCAAATCTTGTCTGCCGAGAAGCAGGTAAGGGCGGGCAAGCTTTCGGCGATCCGCTCCGACGCCCCTGCACCTGTCCCCCAGCCCTCGGTGGAGGTGGGGGGGGAGTCAATCCGGAAGAAGGATTTCTTGGTCCTAGTTGATGAGTGGCAGAAAGAGCACAGCTCCAAGCGCTCGGAGGCGATCGCGGCGGTGGCCAAGGCGCATCCGGAGGCGCATCGGCGGTACATCGAAGAACAGAACCGTTAA